The genomic region CGAGACCCCTTCAACCGCGAACACAAAGCCATGAACGCCAAAAGGCATACCTGCGCCGATTTTGACTCTGTGTAAGCTGCCGCCATAGTCTCCTCAACGAGCGCTGGGTCAATAACAGGGTAGAAAAGTCGCCAAGGCGAGGTGAAGTACGAATTTAAAAATGCTTCTATCCTTTGTCTTTCTGGGAAGGTGAATGGAGGTGATAAGCTGCCCAAATGGTGTTTCTGCGATCCGAAGAGATGAAACCCATCTAGAGTGACGCTTTCGCCGATCTTGGAGGAAAGCCACTCTCGGCCTTGGGCGGAATTCATGGGTATGCCTTTGAAGTACCAATGCTGTCCGAGACAGTTCCAGAGCGATACAGATGCAGCGCTCGTGGAGTTCTGTTGGAGATATGGCGAGATGCAGCCCGTGGTATCCTCAGAAATACCTCCTAGGGTTGAAAGTGAAGTGGCAGCAGGGGTCACGCTAATCTCGGTGCGTATCTGCATCAGAGATGCTTCAAGCTCAGCGACCCGACTCTCAAGCTTCGCGACCTGGTTTGCGAGGACATCTCTGTAGTAAGTCAGGCGGGTTCTTCACTAAATGATGTCAATGGACTCACTTCCTACTGTGCGGCTCCCTGTCAGACGCACATTCGAGATGAAGCTTCGCGCACCGTTCACACTGCCGTACGGGATCTGATCTGATGCATTGGATCTAGTTCATTTTCGTTAGTCTATATATATTCCAGGAATTGGGGCGTGGGGTGCGATACCTTTCTTTTGAAGCACCCGTCACAGGCTCGCCTTGGAGGCATTGTCGATTGAATGGTTGGGAGGTTCCATCGGAAAGGCGGACTCCGTGGGGGTTTTATGGGCCGTGGTCTTGGGTATGAAGCTAACCTAAATGTCCCAAGTGCCATTAGTTCGCTGCGCTTATTGGTGACTCTGTTTTTTTGATGGGTCACGGAGTCCGCATGCCGCTGTGGGGTTACGACTTGTATTCTCGTGCATGGCACCATCATGTTTATACTGTGAAACTAGCTGcagtaataataaacttgGAACCAGGTAGACCATGTCCAAATGCCTCGATATTTAGAACCCAACACGGTGCTCGGGAGAGTATAAATGAACACCTTCCCTCCTGTCACCCAGGCAgaccttgacagcctcaattCTCTTTCGTTTTGCACCTCACTACCTTCGATATTCAGAATGACTTCTATCAAGCTACCAAAGGCCACCTGGTCTCACATCACTTCCAGCAAGCGCCTCTACCGTTCTTCCCAAGCTGTCTCCACGGTCGGTCAAAAAACCTACATCTTTGGCGGCGAGTTGCTTCCACGCGAACCGGTTGACAACAGAGTTGATGTAATCAGCCTCGATGCCCAGGGTATGTCAGCAGTCAACTAGTATATAATCCTCGCTGATCTTGACAGGCCATGGTGCCCAAACGCTCACAGCTCCCGCCAAAGCACCCTCACCTCGAGTTGGCAGCCCAAGCACCGCCATCGGAAGCaagatcttcctcttctcaggACGCGGCGGTCTCGAAATGAAGCCCATTGAAGAAAAAGGCGCTATGTGGCGTTACAACACAGCTGAGAATACATGGGACTCTATCGAGCCAGTAGATCCTTCTGCGCCATTCCCTGATGGTCGAAGCTACCATTGCATCACATCAGATGGAGTAGACAAGCTTTACCTCCACTCTGGATGCCCCGAGCAGAACCGATTGAACGACCTTTGGGTTTTTAGCGTGGCCAATCGGTCGTGGACTGAGCTTCCTTCTGCACCAGGCCCTGCGCGCGGTGGCTCCTCCATCGCATTTCACGATGGGAAGCTGTATCGCATGAACGGGTTCGATGGCAAGACAGAACAGGGCGGCGCGTTGGATATCTACGACATCAAGAACGTTTCTTGGTCTACGGTTACTTACAAACCAGATGGAATAGAAGGTCCTGAAGCGAGAAGTGTCGCAACACTACTCGCAATCTCAGTGCAGAGTAAGACATTTTTGGTCACCATGTTCGGCGAGAGAGACCCAAGCGCTCTAGGCCACGCTGGTGCTGGAAAGATGCTTTTTGACGTGTGGGCTTTTGACATTGAGGAGAGCGCTTGGCAGAGAGTTCAGATAGGTGACGATGTACCTGTTGCTAGGGGGTGGTTTGACGCTGATGCTGTGCGGGACGAAGATGCAAAGAATGCTGTGGTTTTCCATGGAGGTCTTGGGGAGGATAATCAGAGACTTGGTGATGTTTGGATATTGCGTTTTTAGGCTCGGGGTATGATGCGTATCTAAGTAAGCGGTCCGCTCTGGTAATGGATGTTCCTAGGCCAACGGATCACGGGAGCCCCAACGGACGGTAGATACCTTGATCGCAGAACATAAGTATTCGTCTTTCCTACTAAATAAGTATGGGGATGAATGCGAcctataaggttaacctttaggctgTAAATACAGGTAATAAATAAGAATACGGTATTTTTtgccttaatataagcttttacctaaaagcttttataataactattatatcttaCTGTAAGCgttaaggtattataaagtaaagagattaagaggtatataaagggatataaCCTTAGGTTTATATCTCCGTATATATACCATAGTAACATAACTCTACAAACAATATATCTGCAGTAAACCGAACTATCGTTGGCAAGGACCTTACTAAATAAGAATATTATTGAACACCATGAAAAGTCTTGAAATTAAGTTTTCAGATTGATTACTTGCCCATGTACGAACAGGCCGTGTGCTATCATTCCATGAATATTATGCGTGCGCTAGTATAACACTATGCGACTCCTCTTAGCCCTCCCTTCTCCAGCGGACATCAGCCATTCATTCAAACCATTACCACCCGGCTCTATTGTAAAGGCACAGCTAATGGCCTGGTACCCATCGCGGTATGGCCGCAGGACGATGGGTACTCTAAGCCCTTGTAACATCCATaattcatcttcatcggcgATAGAAGCTAGAGCCCTGTATTTCCATCCTCGGACGCTATAAAATTCCACAAACGGCCATTCCCTCGTTTCTACCAATATGTTTGTGATAAATCTTCCATAAACCCTTATAATGTGTGCTTCTGTCTGACGAAACGCATCTATGATAGTTTCATATATATGTTCTGGAGATTCTTGGGTGAATCCGTGCATTATGAATAACAGCATATTCCCAAAATGATCACCTGGAATCTGCGACTCTTCGGTGATAGTCCAATCCACGACCCATGAAGGGACTTCAAGATTCCTTGATCGAACTAATGTAGTAGCTTGCACAAGGATACAAAGACTATCTTCCTTGTCTATGATTGCCTTGGTAGTCGTAATCATCACCTGGGCGGCGGTCATATGGTATGAGTACTCAGGGAAGATCTGATATCCTGGCGAAGCTAATCCCAGAATAGCGTATACTCGATCACGATCATCGGATGACTTGCAAGACCTCGAATGTGATAGGAGAGCCCTTATATGCATGCTTCCATTCCAGTGAATCTTCATCTTTACGGCCCTTTTCACATGAGCGGCTTGACGATAATTGTCACTGTCGCGAACGACCTTGAGAAGGCGGCAAACCTGGCCATCGTCGGTAGAGTCTAACGAGAGGCCTTTTCGCTCCTGGAGTTTCTGGAAGTTATTTCGATGTCGCAAGACGAATTCATATGTACTGCAAAAGCTCTCCAAGTTTCTCCAGCACTTTTCCCACGAGATGAAATGGTTGCCAAACATAAAGGTGACCTGGCTGGATACCAGAAACTCTTGGCAGATCCAAACTCGATTCCACCATGGGCTAGTCAGTACATCGTAGAATGCAATCCACCCATCCACAAATTGCCCGGTGTACATGTTATCGCAGAGATAGACACCTATGCGGAACCATAGCTGTCCGAAGTCACAAGACTTGGAGATGTGTCGCAGTGCGGCACTTTCGCGGGTAAGGTCTTGTAGTTCTGTCCCGCCTTCAGTGCCTAATTTTTCTTCTGCGTCGTATTTCAATGATTCATCGTCTGCTTGAAAAGGGACAGCATCGCATAAGTCGTTGAACCATTTCAGTCCTTCACCACTagttgttgaagttgataaGCAAGCCAGGGTTCGTTCTGCGGACTGGTAGATGTCTCTCATGAAGCCGACTTGGTGCGATCTCTCGCTGAAATCGTGCTGATTGATACATAGCTGATCGATCCAGAGTCGAAGTGGCCCTTCTTCAGACGATTGAATCCAATAATGACGAGCAAGAACTAACGCGTGGTGCAGATTCGCAAAGACGTTACATTTGACGCCGCTCACCATGATTTCCTTTGTGTTTGTGGGGTCTCCTGCACAATATGATAACGCCAGATATTGTTTTCGAATGTCAGTCAACAACGTCGCAGGCAGTAACTTGCACTCAAGTATACCGTCGCCGCCAGTTTGGGTAGAAAGTTCGATAAGTCGAATCTCCTGCTTCCTTTTATCGAGATTACGATACAGATTGGATGAGTAGAAAGTCGAATTCTCTGGAGttttgaagatatcaaggcccGGTGCCGTGTCACGGACCGACCCCGCATTTGTTGAATTGTTTGTCGCCATTGTGAAGAAATCCGTTTCCCAGAAAAGTGCCTGGGGCGAGGCAAAGGTAAGACCTTGATAAAAGGTGAATGAAACTTAATATTTGATTTTGTCTAAACTTCCAACGAGCATCATATTTCGTGGATTGAGGCAGTGTTCAGGCTATGCTTGGGGGTTCACTGATCTGCCTGCCGATATGCCTTGCAGCCTAATGCTGGCATGGTGGGCAGGTTGAAAGCGAGCATCTAATTGGTGGCGCTATCTACTCAGGTCAGATATCGAAAATTCTTGCTGTTCCCATCCTCATCGGAAACATCAAGCTCGGCGTCCTGATCCAAAGGTCCATGTATCTTCTCATTGCGCTTGTTCTCTCTCTCTAGGGCGAAATGCATGAACAACGCCAGAATCACAATAGCACCGCTCATACCACAGCCGATTGCACAACCCTTGACAAAGAATGGTCTACCTGATGTCAGTTTTCATCCGATCAGAAATGACATAAATGACTTACGCATCTTCTTTTGGAAACATGTAACTGCTGAGCAGAGACGAGCATTGCCCAATTATCAACGTGATGGCAAGGCCTGCTCCCTTCTTTGAATCCCGTCCCTGGTTATTCAGTAACCACGTAATGTTTATGCAGAGCGCTGGAAAGATGCCGCAAGCAGCGAGCCAAACACCAGCATATCTTGGGCCTGGGCGATGGATATCTTGGATC from Fusarium fujikuroi IMI 58289 draft genome, chromosome FFUJ_chr04 harbors:
- a CDS encoding probable kelch repeat-containing proteins, which produces MTSIKLPKATWSHITSSKRLYRSSQAVSTVGQKTYIFGGELLPREPVDNRVDVISLDAQGHGAQTLTAPAKAPSPRVGSPSTAIGSKIFLFSGRGGLEMKPIEEKGAMWRYNTAENTWDSIEPVDPSAPFPDGRSYHCITSDGVDKLYLHSGCPEQNRLNDLWVFSVANRSWTELPSAPGPARGGSSIAFHDGKLYRMNGFDGKTEQGGALDIYDIKNVSWSTVTYKPDGIEGPEARSVATLLAISVQSKTFLVTMFGERDPSALGHAGAGKMLFDVWAFDIEESAWQRVQIGDDVPVARGWFDADAVRDEDAKNAVVFHGGLGEDNQRLGDVWILRF